The window GAAGACATGTAGCCAGGAATGGACTTGACCCCCTTGTTCCTTGTTTTAATGGTAAATCGGGAGCCAATTTAATTTAATTTGATTTTTTACATTGGAAAAGGTAGTATGCACCTTGACAATTTTTCTTTTTTAGTTGCTTTGTTTGTTTGCCGATACCATTACACAAAAAACTGTAAAGTCAGTCGGCCATCTTTTATGTTTCAGCGTACTTTTTTCAATTAACTACCTTTGCGATCACCTGGAATTGAGTTTTGGCACTGCAATTTTAAATAATGGAGGTATGAGAATGATAGACCTTTCAACCAGCTATTTAGGATTAAATCTTAGAAATCCGATCATTGTCGGCAGTTCCGGGTTAACCGATTCTGTTGAAAAGATTCAAAAAATCGAGGAATTGGGTGCCGGGGCAGTGGTGTTAAAGTCAATCTTTGAAGAAGAAATTTTTTTTGAGTACGACTCTGTTATCAAGGAGGCAGAAACGATTGGTGTTAGTCTGGAGCAATTTGATTATTTCGATTTCCAGTTAAGAGGAAAAAAACTGAATGCTTACCTTGACCTGATTAGAGGTGCAAAAGCAGAAACATCCATTCCAATCATTGCCAGTATCAACTGTGTTTATTCTTATGAGTGGATTGCTTTTGCAAAGGAAATTGAAGCTGCAGGAGCAGATGCAATTGAATTAAATATGTTTTTCCTGCCATCTGATTTTAAAAAAAGCTCTCAAAAACAGGATGATGTATATTGTGAAATAGTGGAGAAACTTATCAATACGATTACGATACCGGTATCTCTTAAAATTAGCTACTATTTTTCAAACCTTGGTCACATGATCCAAAGACTCTCAAATTCGGGGGTTTCCGGTATCGTTCTATTTAATCGTTTTTTCAGCCCGGATATTGATATTGAGACATTAAAAATAAAACCCTCGTTTGTTTTCAGTTCTCCTTCCGATATAGCACAATCTTTGCGATGGATCGCTATTATGTCCCAGAGAGTTCAATGTGACCTGGCTGCCTCATCAGGAATTCATGATGGTGAAAGCGTTATCAAACAGATTTTAGCAGGTGCACAAGCTGTGCAGATGGTGTCTGCATTTTATCAAAAAAAAATCGTATTTATTAAGGATGTAATCAAGACCCTGGAAAGCTGGATGAGGGCACATAAATATCATACCCTTCAAGAGTTCAGGGGGAAATTAAGTCAGGCTAAAGCGGATGATCCTGCAGTTTATGAACGTATGCAGTTCATGAAATATTTTAACTGATCAGATCTAACCGATCATTTTCCGCGTCAATGAAGATATCCGCATCAACAATTAATCCCATGGATTCTCCGGAAGTGTAGCAATTTTTCTAATGGCTTTCAGATCTTCAGCCATTGCTGACCCCTCTTCCTCCAACCTTGGCAACGATCTGAGTAAATCGGCCAGCTTAGTAACAGGGCATCCCGCCTTGGGGGGAGGACTTAACTCGGCCACGGTTTGGGAACCCTTGGTAATATACAAGCTACGTCCCGACATCCGCACTTTGTCAATCACAACCGATAGATTTCTTACCAGGTCGGTCGCAGTGATAGTTTCGTGCACCTTGTTTTGCATATTGATCCACCTCAGGAATAAATTACCAGCGTCTTTCTTGAGAAAGGCACGTTAAGTTACAACGGAAGTTCACCCCTATAAAACGCATTAACACTCTTATAGTATTGTAGTTAGGCAAAATTTCCCCCTATTGTGTAGTCACTAATATATTTTTATAAATTGTATATTTTACTTGCAATTACGGGAGAGTTTGGTATACTACAGTAGTCATGCATGTAGTAGAAAACAAATCATCATCAAAGAAGAAGATCTACCGCTCTACTCTTTTGAGAGAGTCTTATCGTGAAAATGGAAAAGTCAAAAAACGCACCATTGCTAATATTTCCCACTGTACACCGGGAGAAATTGCTGCAATAAAACTTGCACTGAAACACAAAGACGATTTATCCGAACTCGGTTCTCTCAAAGAGTCCGTTGCATTGCAGGAAGGATTGTCGGTGGGAGCGGTTTGGGCGGTATACCAGACGGCAAAAAAGTTGGGAATAGAAAAGGCATTAGGGACAAGTTTTGCCGGGAAGTTAGCGCTTTGGCAGGTTATTGCGCGGGTTATAGATCAAGGTTCACGTCTCTCAGCAGTGCGGCTTGCGCAAAGCCATGCGGCATGTGATGTTCTGACACTCTTGCGTGGATTTGATGAAAATAATCTCTACGAAAACCTTGAATGGTTGTCGATAAATCAAGATGAAATAGAGAAAGCCCTGTTTGTTTCAAGACGGGGAAAAGCTCTTCCACAATTATTCCTCTACGATGTGACGAGCAGTTATCTGGAAGGTGAGAAGAATTTCTTTGGTGATTATGGCTATGGCAGAGATGGGAAGAAGGGGAAAAAGCAAATAGTTATCGGGTTATTGTGTGACGAGTATGGAGACGCTGTTTCCACAGAGGTATTCCATGGTAACACTCAAGACCCGAAAACCTTTCTCTCACAGGTAGAAAAAGCAGGAGAGCTTTTTGGCTGTAAGAGTGTGACATTTGTCGGTGATCGGGGAATGATTAAAAAGGCACAAGTAGACAATCTTCCCGAGCACTTTCACTACATAACAGCAATAACAAAACCCCAGATCAGGTCACTCATCAAGACAGGGGTAATCCAGATGGAGCTGTTCGATAAGGAGGTATGCGAGGTTGAGGAAGACGGTATCCGGTATGTCTTAAGGCGTAATCCAGTACGTGCAGATGAAATGGCACAGACTCGATTGTCAAAACTCCACTGTATCGAAAACTTCCTTCAAAACAAAAATGAGTATCTCAGCAAACACCCGAAGGCACGAGTAACAACAGCACAGAAAGAGGTAGAGAAAAAGATAAGTAGATTAAAGCTGGATAAATGGCTATCTGTCCAATCAAAGGAACAAGGAAGGGAGTTGTTTTTAGAACAGGACGACAAGGTGCTCAAAGAAATGTCGCTGCTTGATGGGTGTTATGTCATTAAGACTGATCTTTCGGCAGAAGAATTGGATAAAGAAGGAGTTCATGACCGCTACAAAGATTTGACAGAAGTAGAAAGAGCGTTCCGTGATTGCAAGACAGTACATTTAGAGGTACGGCCAATCCATGTCAGATTAGAATCAAGCACTCGGGGCCATGTGTTGGTAGTAATGTTGTCATATATGATTATCCGGCATCTACGCCGTGCATGGGAGAAATTTGACATGACAGTCCCTGAGGGGATAGCTCAACTGAGCACACTTTGTTCTGGAGAAATGAAAGTCAAAGACCAGGGAGCATGCATAAAAATACCAAGACCAAGGGAGAATAGCCAAAAGCAAAGATTGTTCCGGAGACCCTCCAGAACTATCTTTGCTTTTGTCTTTGGATCCCATTTGCGATATTTCATTGCGCCCCCCTTTCTTAAGTATGGCGTTATTATAGAGTAAATTACTCCACAATTACATCTGCTTACTTAATGGGGTGCAGTACACTCCTTAAATCATCACTAAAATGCGCAAACCGATTTTCCGAGCAATTGGATGTTTGATAATTTCCCAATTAGTGTTAATGGGATGCCAGACTCCCATCTCCCAAATTAACAAATCCAGCCATGATGATCTAACACGCAAAGAACACATCCTTCAAATGGATACCTTTTGGCGTATCGATGTGGTGGATGAAAAACGAATGGACCTATCCGGACTGGTCATTGTGAATGACGAGAGATTCCTCACCATTGATGACAAGCAGTTCAATCTATACGAACTCCGTCTTCAAAAGGGTTCATCCCGGGCATACATTGTCGCTTCGGATTTGATCCGCATTGAAGACCTGAAAGAATTGCGAGAAACGAAAACAGGCCAATTGGACTGCGAAGGATTAGCAGTTGATGCGGACGGAAACATTTATATTTGCGAGGAGAAACACCGTTGGATATTAAAAATAAATTCAAATGGGAAGTTCTTAAATCGTTTGAAAATCGACTGGTCGCCGGTGGAGCAATACTTCAATGCCCTCGATAAAAATGCATCCTTTGAAGGAATCGCAGTGAGCAAAAATAATCTTTACGTGATCAACGAGCGCGATAAAGCGCTAATTATCGTTGTGGATCTAAATTCTCTGAAAGTAATTGATCATTTTAAGGTTTACTCAAAGATGCACCCAAGCCTGTTTGTACATTACTCCGGGTTATCATGGTTTGATGGAAAGCTCTATATTCTTCTTCGACACAGTCAGGTAATCCTCGAAATCGACCCAGAATCTCACAACGTGATTGCCGAATACAGTTTCAGAAACACTGCACGACAGTCTGAATTCAATTACAGATCCAGATTCGGGACCGGTTGCATGGAAGGCCTTCATGTCTCAGACGACTTTTTCTGGATGTTGACAGACAACAATGGGTGTGCCCTGAAAAATAACAAAGATGAAAAACACCCCACACTGATTCGATTTAAACGGCCGGAACACTCAAACCCGATTGCAACCTTGAGCGGACATAAAGATTAATCACCGGTAGGGAAATAATAGAAAGATAATGATACTCCATAGGCTAAAGATCAGGGTAGCTCTATGTTCGGCATAATCTAGCCATCTTAATATCAGTGTATAGGTGGTCGGCCCGACCCCGGATGTCACCCGTGAGTTTACTTACAAAATGCGCAGGGTAACGCCTTTTGGCCCAAGATTCTCTCAGGTTCGCGAAAACAGATCTAGATGATCGACGGATTTGATCTGCCCGCCCTGTTTAATAGTAAAATATAGATAAGTATCTGCTTTTCCTGCACGCTGAAGTTTAAAGTTTGATTACAGAAGAAACTAATGTTCTTTTATTTAACAGGGTAAACATAACGCTCTTCCTTGGGAAATCCTTTCGATAGTTCAAATATCGCAACCGCAAGTGCATAGGTTTTCTGATATACTCGCAAATCCTTTGCAGATTCAATTTTCATATCATGCTGTCCTCAGACCTCAGACTTCTGTCTTCCGTCCTTAATCCTCCGTGCCTTTGTGGCTCCGTGTGAAATTATTTTCTTTTTTGCCAACTAAATAGGTATGGTGTCCCCCGATTCCCCTAAATTATTTACCACCTTCTAATTCTAATACCACTGGGAGTAACTATTGTAATTGTTCGATTTAATTCATTTAAATCACAGCTTCTAAGTACCTTTTCTAACAAACTGAGAATTGGCTTAATACCATCCTTATCCGGTCGAAGAAGTAAAACTCCACAGTGGGTTCCCGGAGGGTATATGCGGATATCGGCAAAACCTTTATCTGCTGTAATTAGAAACCTTTGCTCGGCTTGAACTATGGGCCACAAATCAGCGTCTTTGAAACCACCCATTTCTTGTTCTATAACACTAACGGCTTGATAACCTTGCTCTCTAAGTAACTCAACAACTTTATTGGGGAGATCCTCATCAACCTTGATCTTCATTACCGTATCCTTATTTCATGGAAATGGTACCATTATTTCTTGATGGATTATATCGGCAGCATAAGATAATGCGGCATACATATCTTCTGAGGATAATTGGGGATATTCTTGTTGAATTTCTTCCGGGGTCATACCATCTGCAAAACTACCTACAATCATAGATATTGGTATGCGAGTACCTTTAATACAGGTAGTTCCATGGTGAATACTCGGGTCAGTGCTAATTCTGCCCTTCCAGTCTATACGTTTCATTTAGATAACACCTATTTCTTAAGTTATTCGGCCTCTTTTATATTTATAATAATACGATTGTGAGTGAGGCATGTCAAGTGAGAATAGGAGAAAAGGAAAAAGACTTCTGGAAAAATAAAAAAAGGGGCAAGCAAATAAAGGATTCCACAAATCTGCAATCGTAAAACCCAAATAATTATGCATATATCATTTGTAGACCCCAATGCCGGATTCAATGAAATTGAAAAAGACGAAAAAGGGTTCCATCGAAAATTTGCACACAGTAAGATACACTGGGCAGTAATGGTTAGTAGTGGTTGATTTGGTGATTAAGCCAAGCCATATCACAAAACCATATCAAGAAGAGCAAGTAAAAAGAGCCATTGAGGAGGATCAAACCTACATTGGTAAATGTCATTATTTGTTCATGGAGATGAACCTGTTCAGTTATATTCAGAGCTATGAGAAGTTGTTGAAAATGTGACCAGACACTTTAAAGCGGAAAGACGGCCCTGCTAGACCTTACACAAACATGATTTTTTTATTAGGAAGTGTATAGGTGGTTATAGATTGGTCGGGCCACGCTAACTTGCTGAATATCAATGAGTAATACACCAATAGTAGGTGTTTTGAGCCCCTATATTGTCGTTTTTGCCACCAGAAAGCGCGTTATAGGCCACACTCTCTTCTCGAAGCCGAAATTCTGTATCTGTTTCAATAATTTCACGCCCTTTTGCCAATATGTCCAATTTATCCTTTATTGCATTGGTAAATCGTTCACTGCCAACTGCTATACTTTCGGTCCATTGTGGCTGTCTGCAATTATCTCCATTCGCCAGAGAGTCATTTATCAAATCGTAAGTTCAAACTGTTTTCAGAAAAATGTCATTCCCGCATGCTTTAAGCGGGAATCCAGCGGTGACGACAATTCTGGATGCCCGATAAAGTCATTCGGGCATGACAAAAGAGGGTATATAACCTAAAAAGTTTGATCACTGAAAACAGTTTGAACTTACCTTTGTGAGTTTTTCGGAATAGCTCGTAAGATTTAAAACCTGCTAACCGAGCGAGTTTTTCATACGCGATAAGGACACATTTTTTACGTGGGTTCTGAATCTCAATGTAGCCGCCATATTGCCATTGAGACGGGTGGGTTACTACACCATTACGGACCATATTCAAATCAATGTAGCTGAGACATCTGACGTCCTCGATTGCTGTCGCATGATAACGGTCTTCCCAGAAGGCACCTTTTCTCTTTTTTCTCAGGTTGTACTCCTGACCAGTTCGACCAGCAACTAAACGAATTTTATTGTTCATCATGCCCTTTATGCTCTTCAAGGTTCCTTAACGGGCAAATTAATATTATCAAATGGTCTTGCACCATGATGAATTGTAAGGATTTCTACTTCTTTTGTTATAATGCGATAAATAATTCGGTAATTTCCTACTATTATTTCACAAATATCTTTACGGCCTATTTCAGGAACAACTCTTCCAGATTTGGGAAATATTTCAAGTCGATCTGTCGCTTCAAATATTCTTATTGCAAATAATTTTGCATATTGAAAAGAATCACGAGCAATAAATAAACAAATTGAGTCCAAATCATCAAGTGCTTGATCTGTCCAGGTTACTTTAACCATCGTTCCATTCTCTTTTTTGCCTCTTGCTGGGATATTTTCTGTCCTTTATTTGCTTGTTTAATACCTCGGTCAACTTTGTAAAGGACGTATAATTTTTCCATTGCATCTTCTATAGTTGCATCTTGTGGAAGATCCTTAATAGCTTTAATTGCTTGTTCTTTTTCAATCATAATTATTCCTCCAATTTATTGATTTTTTATTTTGCCACATAACACGCTTACTGTACGGCAAAGACGTAACTAAGTTAAGTAAAATCTGCCAGGGCGTTTAAAAAAAATCACCGCCTGACTTTTTTTAACAAAGTAATGTTTCTTTATCCTGGGTCTTACAAATTTGACGGATCAAATCTCGTTCTCGTTCAGCAACTTCTCCCCGCAAAACTGGCTTGTGTTATTTGGTAATCCAAACAATATGGTACTTCAGGTCATAAAATGGTAAAGAGCAGACGCATAAACTTACAAAGCTTTTGTCAGTAAATAAGTTATGTGAGATGTTAGTGGTGATTTTTTGTAAAAAGAGTGACAAGAAGAATGTACCAACGA is drawn from Candidatus Scalindua sp. and contains these coding sequences:
- a CDS encoding dihydroorotate dehydrogenase-like protein encodes the protein MIDLSTSYLGLNLRNPIIVGSSGLTDSVEKIQKIEELGAGAVVLKSIFEEEIFFEYDSVIKEAETIGVSLEQFDYFDFQLRGKKLNAYLDLIRGAKAETSIPIIASINCVYSYEWIAFAKEIEAAGADAIELNMFFLPSDFKKSSQKQDDVYCEIVEKLINTITIPVSLKISYYFSNLGHMIQRLSNSGVSGIVLFNRFFSPDIDIETLKIKPSFVFSSPSDIAQSLRWIAIMSQRVQCDLAASSGIHDGESVIKQILAGAQAVQMVSAFYQKKIVFIKDVIKTLESWMRAHKYHTLQEFRGKLSQAKADDPAVYERMQFMKYFN
- a CDS encoding IS1634 family transposase; translated protein: MHVVENKSSSKKKIYRSTLLRESYRENGKVKKRTIANISHCTPGEIAAIKLALKHKDDLSELGSLKESVALQEGLSVGAVWAVYQTAKKLGIEKALGTSFAGKLALWQVIARVIDQGSRLSAVRLAQSHAACDVLTLLRGFDENNLYENLEWLSINQDEIEKALFVSRRGKALPQLFLYDVTSSYLEGEKNFFGDYGYGRDGKKGKKQIVIGLLCDEYGDAVSTEVFHGNTQDPKTFLSQVEKAGELFGCKSVTFVGDRGMIKKAQVDNLPEHFHYITAITKPQIRSLIKTGVIQMELFDKEVCEVEEDGIRYVLRRNPVRADEMAQTRLSKLHCIENFLQNKNEYLSKHPKARVTTAQKEVEKKISRLKLDKWLSVQSKEQGRELFLEQDDKVLKEMSLLDGCYVIKTDLSAEELDKEGVHDRYKDLTEVERAFRDCKTVHLEVRPIHVRLESSTRGHVLVVMLSYMIIRHLRRAWEKFDMTVPEGIAQLSTLCSGEMKVKDQGACIKIPRPRENSQKQRLFRRPSRTIFAFVFGSHLRYFIAPPFLKYGVIIE
- a CDS encoding esterase-like activity of phytase family protein translates to MIISQLVLMGCQTPISQINKSSHDDLTRKEHILQMDTFWRIDVVDEKRMDLSGLVIVNDERFLTIDDKQFNLYELRLQKGSSRAYIVASDLIRIEDLKELRETKTGQLDCEGLAVDADGNIYICEEKHRWILKINSNGKFLNRLKIDWSPVEQYFNALDKNASFEGIAVSKNNLYVINERDKALIIVVDLNSLKVIDHFKVYSKMHPSLFVHYSGLSWFDGKLYILLRHSQVILEIDPESHNVIAEYSFRNTARQSEFNYRSRFGTGCMEGLHVSDDFFWMLTDNNGCALKNNKDEKHPTLIRFKRPEHSNPIATLSGHKD
- a CDS encoding DUF5615 family PIN-like protein, which produces MKIKVDEDLPNKVVELLREQGYQAVSVIEQEMGGFKDADLWPIVQAEQRFLITADKGFADIRIYPPGTHCGVLLLRPDKDGIKPILSLLEKVLRSCDLNELNRTITIVTPSGIRIRRW
- a CDS encoding DUF433 domain-containing protein codes for the protein MKRIDWKGRISTDPSIHHGTTCIKGTRIPISMIVGSFADGMTPEEIQQEYPQLSSEDMYAALSYAADIIHQEIMVPFP
- a CDS encoding type II toxin-antitoxin system RelE/ParE family toxin, whose protein sequence is MVKVTWTDQALDDLDSICLFIARDSFQYAKLFAIRIFEATDRLEIFPKSGRVVPEIGRKDICEIIVGNYRIIYRIITKEVEILTIHHGARPFDNINLPVKEP